One part of the Candidatus Cloacimonas sp. genome encodes these proteins:
- a CDS encoding carbon-nitrogen hydrolase family protein: protein MKISACIFPVIENIDQALAEMHKYINIASAQKNDLIIFPEASLGGLNITGIYSQDSQNCLAINSPEIKSLQQKAKQHSIGIGFGFLEIEKCCIYDSFVLFDKFGHIAVHYQRISKGWLPSEVTANDYSCGVKPGFADTVYGKIGILICGDLFEPEILNQLIRANPDFYFHIMARSFPCINDFQKNWDEEEFPFYLNEYQKLGKPVIVCNCIEENAKEEIRYCGGAWFIKSNQIIARMPLLQSGILNVELLPE from the coding sequence ATGAAAATATCCGCTTGTATCTTTCCGGTCATTGAAAATATTGACCAGGCACTTGCTGAAATGCATAAGTATATAAACATAGCAAGCGCCCAAAAAAACGACCTGATTATTTTTCCTGAAGCCAGTTTAGGGGGTTTGAACATAACAGGTATATACTCCCAGGACAGTCAAAATTGCCTTGCAATAAATTCTCCGGAAATAAAATCCTTACAGCAAAAAGCGAAGCAACACTCAATAGGCATCGGTTTTGGCTTTTTGGAAATAGAAAAATGCTGCATCTATGACAGCTTTGTGCTTTTTGATAAATTTGGGCATATTGCTGTTCATTATCAGAGAATATCCAAGGGGTGGCTGCCTTCTGAAGTTACTGCAAACGATTATTCCTGCGGAGTTAAACCCGGATTTGCAGATACTGTTTACGGAAAAATCGGTATTTTAATCTGCGGGGATTTGTTTGAACCGGAGATACTTAATCAGCTTATCCGGGCAAATCCTGATTTTTATTTCCATATAATGGCAAGGAGTTTTCCCTGTATAAATGACTTTCAGAAAAATTGGGATGAAGAAGAATTTCCCTTCTATCTGAATGAATATCAAAAACTTGGTAAACCAGTTATTGTATGCAATTGCATTGAGGAAAATGCAAAAGAGGAGATAAGATACTGTGGAGGTGCCTGGTTTATTAAAAGTAATCAGATTATTGCAAGGATGCCTTTGTTACAAAGCGGGATATTAAATGTAGAGTTATTGCCTGAATGA